A genome region from Anopheles stephensi strain Indian chromosome 2, UCI_ANSTEP_V1.0, whole genome shotgun sequence includes the following:
- the LOC118504050 gene encoding nucleolar protein dao-5-like isoform X7 produces MRLDCRWILLPMLALFVEARDARAYRGGKAEYMKADRKGETQFQHQKTIDGAVLGCFGYVDGQGKMFVTHYLADVAGYRSVSLSAPDKMTRERLKLLRNGEDGPASDLFPVDCTEEGDVGRLQKMADKIKKDFESDNEAEEPQRKSPSYAKNDDPTTVATDGGRAPENSDAENDSVKAKTAPSTATPSETPNKKQNVRLINVRDPSSFGKPAKKPAESSKTPSRKSPSKPTGDEANSEPGKVSPSKGSFPPKKQYPKVSKQPNTMEQPQATKDLEKPSEKNQTPAAKPNVAARSPAVPEGAKDDEVPEDASRKQPTDSKSSPKSGKDPNKVAEGPSKPESKKGSDKPASKNKQPNEDEKASEEPKDQQDDSSPEKPEAESDDATNDPKQSPKSGKEPSKGSKPQPKKESDKPAGKNKQPNEEDKASEKPEDQQDDSSAEMPEDELENTSDDPKQSLKSGKEPSKASDGPKPQPKKGSDKLETKNEDDKASEEPEDQQDDSSDEKPEAESDDATNDPKQSPKSGKEPSKDSKAHPKKGSDKPASKNEDDKASEEPEDQQDDSSDEKPEAESDDASDDPKQSPKSGKEPSKGSKPQPKKGSDKPASKNKQPNSEDKASEDPEDQQDDSSDEKPEDDLDNTSNDPKQSPKSGKEPSKGSKPQPKKGSDKPATKNEDEKASEEPEDQQDDSSDEKPEAESDDATNDPKQSPMSGKESSKGPKPQPKKGSDKPASKNKQPNEEDKASEEPEDQQDGSSDEKPEAESDDATNDPKQSPKSGKESSKGPKPQPKKGSDKPASKNKQPNEEDKASEEPEDQQDGSSDEKPEAESDDATNDPKQSPKSGKEPSKGSKPQPKKGSDKPAGKNEDGKASEEPEDQQDDSSDEKPEAESDDATNDPKQSPKSGKEPSKDSKAHPKKGSDKPASKNEDDKASEDPEDQQDDSSDEKPEDDLDNTSNDPKQSPKSGKEPSKGSKPQPKKGSDKPASKNEDDKASEEPEDQQDDSSDEKPEAESDDATNDPKQSPKSGKESSKGSKPQPKKGSDKPATKNEDDKASEEPEDQQDDSSDEKPEAESDDATNDPKQSPKSGKESSKGPKPQPKKGSDKPASKNKQPNEEDKASEEPEDQQDDSSDEKPEAESDDATNDPKQSPKSGKESSKGPKPQPKKGSDKPASKNKQPNEEDKASEEPEDQQDDSSAEKPEAESDDATNDPKQSLKSGKESSKGSKPQPKKGTDKPATKNEDDKASEEPEDQQDDSSDEKPEAESDDATNDPKQSPKSGKEPSKGSKPQPKKGSDKPATKNEDDKASEEPEDQQDDSSDEKPEAESDDATNNPKQSPKSGKEPSKGSKPQPKKGSDKPASKNKQPEGPAARNEPAGSALTDLYPTPPFEAEDPTSMGAVKPSDSNDVLAAISRVLPVIRDISALPLPSGGSVPKTPVPSTKDADVYDEVEDEDDTDAVDAVMPEKQQHSEPETPSQSAPQPTDTGSCIEIILKVPTDARHVIVRAENPKFKSQAGSPLDQLVNKIAPGVYDVQLAKFDKVVFEKYDKSPAEDEPEAPSNLGKAFNYDELVPKPRNAGSSKRVPEDSVNAYLPKVESVQSRVGAADEKQGKSARDESAPAKQRRIPDRFLAVGRRG; encoded by the exons ATGCGGCTGGATTGCAGATGG ATCCTTTTGCCCATGCTGGCACTTTTCGTCGAGGCGAGAGATGCACGAGCGTACCGTGGAG GCAAGGCAGAGTACATGAAGGCGGATCGGAAGGGTGAAACCCAGTTTCAGCATCAGAAAACCATCGATGGAGCCGTTCTCGGATGCTTCGGCTATGTGGATGGACAGGGAAAAATGTTTGTCACCCATTACTTGGCCGATGTGGCGGGATACCGCAGTGTAAGCTTATCTGCGCCCGATAAAATGACCCGGGAGCGTCTAAAGTTGTTGAG GAACGGTGAAGATGGACCAGCGTCAGATCTATTTCCGGTCGACTGTACGGAGGAAGGAGACGTGGGTAGATTACAGAAGATGGcggataaaataaagaaagatTTCGAGAGTGATAACGAAGCGGAGGAACCGCAAAGGAAATCTCCATCCTACGCTAAAAACGATGATCCGACCACGGTGGCGACTGACGGTGGCAGAGCTCCGGAAAATAGTGATGCAGAAAATGATAGtgtaaaagcaaaaacggCACCATCGACTGCAACGCCCAGCGAAActccaaacaaaaagcaaaatgttCGTCTGATAAATGTAAGAGATCCGAGCTCGTTCGGAAAACCGGCAAAGAAACCAGCAGAAAGCTCGAAAACACCGTCAAGAAAATCTCCATCCAAACCAACCGGAGATGAAGCGAATTCCGAACCGGGAAAAGTGTCTCCATCAAAAGGAAGTTTTCCGCCCAAAAAGCAATACCCGAAGGTATCAAAGCAACCGAACACAATGGAACAACCGCAGGCAACGAAGGATTTGGAGAAACCGTCAGAAAAAAATCAGACTCCAGCTGCAAAACCGAATGTAGCTGCCAGGTCGCCTGCCGTTCCTGAGGGTGCTAAGGATGATGAAGTCCCGGAAGATGCATCGAGAAAACAACCGACTGATAGcaaatcatcgccaaaatcAGGAAAGGATCCAAACAAGGTAGCGGAAGGACCTTCAAAACCTGAATCCAAGAAGGGGTCCGACAAGCCAGCAAGCAAGAACAAGCAGCCCAACGAAGATGAGAAGGCATCGGAAGAGCCTAAAGATCAACAAGACGACTCGAGCCCCGAGAAGCCAGAAGCCGAGTCAGATGACGCCACAAACGATCCTAAGCAATCTCCGAAGTCAGGAAAGGAACCGAGCAAGGGCTCGAAGCCTCAACCCAAGAAGGAATCGGACAAGCCTGCAGGCAAGAACAAACAGCCCAACGAAGAAGACAAGGCATCGGAAAAGCCAGAAGATCAGCAAGACGACTCGAGTGCCGAAATGCCAGAAGACGAGTTAGAAAACACCTCTGACGATCCTAAGCAATCTCTGAAGTCAGGAAAGGAACCGAGCAAGGCTTCTGATGGCCCGAAGCCTCAACCCAAGAAGGGATCAGACAAGCTTGAAACGAAGAACGAAGACGACAAGGCATCGGAAGAGCCTGAAGATCAGCAAGACGACTCGAGTGACGAGAAGCCAGAAGCTGAGTCAGATGACGCCACGAACGATCCTAAGCAATCTCCGAAGTCAGGAAAGGAACCAAGCAAGGACTCGAAGGCTCATCCCAAGAAGGGATCAGATAAGCCTGCATCCAAGAACGAAGACGACAAGGCATCGGAAGAGCCTGAAGATCAGCAAGACGACTCGAGCGACGAGAAGCCAGAAGCCGAGTCAGACGACGCCTCGGACGATCCTAAGCAGTCGCCGAAGTCAGGAAAGGAACCGAGCAAGGGCTCGAAGCCTCAACCCAAGAAGGGGTCCGACAAGCCTGCAAGCAAGAACAAACAACCCAATTCAGAAGACAAGGCATCGGAAGATCCTGAAGATCAGCAAGACGACTCGAGCGACGAGAAGCCAGAAGACGACTTAGACAACACCTCGAACGATCCTAAGCAATCTCCGAAGTCAGGAAAGGAACCGAGCAAGGGCTCGAAGCCTCAACCCAAGAAGGGATCTGATAAGCCGGCAACCAAGAACGAAGACGAGAAGGCATCGGAAGAGCCCGAAGATCAGCAAGACGACTCGAGTGACGAGAAGCCAGAAGCCGAGTCAGATGACGCCACAAACGATCCTAAGCAATCTCCGATGTCAGGAAAGGAATCGAGCAAGGGGCCCAAGCCTCAACCTAAGAAGGGATCGGACAAGCCGGCAAGCAAGAACAAACAGCCCAACGAAGAAGACAAGGCATCGGAAGAGCCTGAAGATCAGCAAGACGGCTCGAGTGACGAGAAGCCAGAAGCCGAGTCAGATGACGCCACAAACGATCCTAAGCAATCTCCGAAGTCAGGAAAGGAATCGAGCAAGGGGCCCAAGCCTCAACCTAAGAAGGGATCGGACAAGCCGGCAAGCAAGAACAAACAGCCCAACGAAGAAGACAAGGCATCGGAAGAGCCTGAAGATCAGCAAGACGGCTCGAGTGACGAGAAGCCAGAAGCCGAGTCAGATGACGCCACGAACGATCCTAAGCAGTCGCCGAAGTCAGGAAAGGAACCGAGCAAGGGCTCGAAGCCTCAACCCAAGAAGGGATCGGACAAGCCGGCAGGCAAGAACGAAGACGGCAAGGCATCGGAAGAGCCTGAAGATCAGCAAGACGACTCGAGCGACGAGAAGCCAGAAGCCGAGTCAGATGACGCCACGAACGATCCTAAGCAATCTCCGAAGTCAGGAAAGGAACCAAGCAAGGACTCGAAGGCTCATCCCAAGAAGGGATCAGATAAGCCTGCATCCAAGAACGAAGACGACAAG GCATCGGAAGATCCTGAAGATCAGCAAGACGACTCGAGCGACGAGAAGCCAGAAGACGACTTAGACAACACCTCGAACGATCCTAAGCAATCTCCGAAGTCAGGAAAGGAACCGAGCAAGGGCTCGAAGCCTCAACCCAAGAAGGGATCTGATAAGCCTGCAAGCAAGAACGAAGACGACAAGGCATCGGAAGAGCCTGAAGATCAGCAAGACGACTCGAGTGACGAGAAGCCAGAAGCCGAGTCAGATGACGCCACAAACGATCCTAAGCAATCTCCGAAGTCAGGAAAGGAATCGAGCAAGGGCTCGAAGCCTCAACCCAAGAAGGGATCTGATAAGCCGGCAACCAAGAACGAAGACGACAAGGCATCGGAAGAGCCTGAAGATCAGCAAGACGACTCGAGCGACGAGAAGCCAGAAGCCGAGTCAGATGACGCCACGAACGATCCTAAGCAGTCTCCGAAGTCAGGAAAGGAATCGAGCAAGGGGCCCAAGCCTCAACCTAAGAAGGGATCGGACAAGCCGGCAAGCAAGAACAAACAGCCCAACGAAGAAGACAAG GCATCGGAAGAGCCTGAAGATCAGCAAGACGACTCGAGCGACGAGAAGCCAGAAGCCGAGTCAGATGACGCCACGAACGATCCTAAGCAGTCTCCGAAGTCAGGAAAGGAATCGAGCAAGGGGCCCAAGCCTCAACCTAAGAAGGGATCGGACAAGCCGGCAAGCAAGAACAAACAGCCCAACGAAGAAGACAAGGCATCGGAAGAGCCTGAAGATCAGCAAGACGACTCGAGCGCCGAGAAGCCAGAAGCCGAGTCAGATGACGCCACGAACGATCCTAAGCAGTCGCTGAAGTCAGGAAAGGAATCGAGCAAGGGCTCGAAGCCTCAACCCAAGAAGGGAACTGATAAGCCGGCAACCAAGAACGAAGACGACAAGGCATCGGAAGAGCCTGAAGATCAGCAAGACGACTCGAGTGACGAGAAGCCAGAAGCCGAGTCAGATGACGCCACAAACGATCCTAAGCAATCTCCGAAGTCAGGAAAGGAACCGAGCAAGGGCTCGAAGCCTCAACCCAAGAAGGGATCTGATAAGCCTGCAACCAAGAACGAAGACGACAAGGCATCGGAAGAGCCTGAAGATCAGCAAGACGACTCGAGCGACGAGAAGCCAGAAGCCGAGTCAGATGACGCCACGAACAATCCTAAGCAATCTCCGAAGTCAGGAAAGGAACCGAGCAAGGGCTCGAAGCCTCAACCCAAGAAGGGGTCGGACAAGCCGGCAAGCAAGAACAAACAGCCTGAAGGACCCGCTGCAAGAAACGAACCAGCTGGATCAGCGCTTACCGATCTTTATCCAACGCCACCGTTCGAAGCAGAGGACCCCACATCAATGGGTGCAGTTAAACCGAGTGATTCGAACGATGTGCTGGCTGCTATCAGCAGGGTACTGCCAGTAATTCGAGACATTAGTGCATTGCCATTGCCCAGCGGTGGATCGGTTCCAAAGACGCCGGTACCATCCACCAAAGACGCCGATGTGTACGATGAGGTAGAAGATGAAGACGATACGGATGCGGTTGATGCCGTTATGCCAGAGAAGCAACAGCACAGCGAACCGGAAACACCCAGCCAATCAGCCCCTCAACCTACGGATACGGGCAGTTGCATCGAGATCATACTGAAGGTACCAACCGACGCGCGGCACGTGATTGTTCGAGCGGAAAATCCCAAGTTTAAGTCACAGGCTGGATCGCCGCTCGACCAGCTGGTGAACAAGATTGCTCCCGGTGTGTACGATGTGCAGTTGGCCAAGTTCGATAAGGTGGTGTTTGAAAAGTACGATAAATCGCCAGCCGAAGACGAACCGGAAGCGCCCAGCAATCTGGGAAAGGCATTCAACTACGATGAGCTTGTGCCGAAGCCAAGAAACGCTGGCTCAAGCAAACGCGTGCCGGAAGACAGTGTAAATGCGTACCTGCCGAAGGTGGAGAGCGTTCAATCGCGTGTGGGCGCCGCCGACGAGAAGCAGGGAAAGTCGGCTCGGGATGAAAGTGCGCCGGCCAAGCAGCGTCGCATTCCGGACCGATTCCTGGCGGTGGGACGTCGAGGTTGA
- the LOC118504050 gene encoding dentin sialophosphoprotein-like isoform X10 has product MRLDCRWILLPMLALFVEARDARAYRGGKAEYMKADRKGETQFQHQKTIDGAVLGCFGYVDGQGKMFVTHYLADVAGYRSVSLSAPDKMTRERLKLLRNGEDGPASDLFPVDCTEEGDVGRLQKMADKIKKDFESDNEAEEPQRKSPSYAKNDDPTTVATDGGRAPENSDAENDSVKAKTAPSTATPSETPNKKQNVRLINVRDPSSFGKPAKKPAESSKTPSRKSPSKPTGDEANSEPGKVSPSKGSFPPKKQYPKVSKQPNTMEQPQATKDLEKPSEKNQTPAAKPNVAARSPAVPEGAKDDEVPEDASRKQPTDSKSSPKSGKDPNKVAEGPSKPESKKGSDKPASKNKQPNEDEKASEEPKDQQDDSSPEKPEAESDDATNDPKQSPKSGKEPSKGSKPQPKKESDKPAGKNKQPNEEDKASEKPEDQQDDSSAEMPEDELENTSDDPKQSLKSGKEPSKASDGPKPQPKKGSDKLETKNEDDKASEEPEDQQDDSSDEKPEAESDDATNDPKQSPKSGKEPSKDSKAHPKKGSDKPASKNEDDKASEEPEDQQDDSSDEKPEAESDDASDDPKQSPKSGKEPSKGSKPQPKKGSDKPASKNKQPNSEDKASEDPEDQQDDSSDEKPEDDLDNTSNDPKQSPKSGKEPSKGSKPQPKKGSDKPATKNEDEKASEEPEDQQDDSSDEKPEAESDDATNDPKQSPMSGKESSKGPKPQPKKGSDKPASKNKQPNEEDKASEEPEDQQDDSSDEKPEAESDDATNDPKQSPKSGKEPSKDSKAHPKKGSDKPASKNEDDKASEEPEDQQDDSSDEKPEAESDDASDDPKQSPKSGKEPSKGSKPQPKKGSDKPASKNKQPNSEDKASEDPEDQQDDSSDEKPEDDLDNTSNDPKQSPKSGKEPSKGSKPQPKKGSDKPASKNEDDKASEEPEDQQDDSSDEKPEAESDDATNDPKQSPKSGKESSKGSKPQPKKGSDKPATKNEDDKASEEPEDQQDDSSDEKPEAESDDATNDPKQSPKSGKESSKGPKPQPKKGSDKPASKNKQPNEEDKASEEPEDQQDDSSDEKPEAESDDATNDPKQSPKSGKESSKGPKPQPKKGSDKPASKNKQPNEEDKASEEPEDQQDDSSAEKPEAESDDATNDPKQSLKSGKESSKGSKPQPKKGTDKPATKNEDDKASEEPEDQQDDSSDEKPEAESDDATNDPKQSPKSGKEPSKGSKPQPKKGSDKPATKNEDDKASEEPEDQQDDSSDEKPEAESDDATNNPKQSPKSGKEPSKGSKPQPKKGSDKPASKNKQPEGPAARNEPAGSALTDLYPTPPFEAEDPTSMGAVKPSDSNDVLAAISRVLPVIRDISALPLPSGGSVPKTPVPSTKDADVYDEVEDEDDTDAVDAVMPEKQQHSEPETPSQSAPQPTDTGSCIEIILKVPTDARHVIVRAENPKFKSQAGSPLDQLVNKIAPGVYDVQLAKFDKVVFEKYDKSPAEDEPEAPSNLGKAFNYDELVPKPRNAGSSKRVPEDSVNAYLPKVESVQSRVGAADEKQGKSARDESAPAKQRRIPDRFLAVGRRG; this is encoded by the exons ATGCGGCTGGATTGCAGATGG ATCCTTTTGCCCATGCTGGCACTTTTCGTCGAGGCGAGAGATGCACGAGCGTACCGTGGAG GCAAGGCAGAGTACATGAAGGCGGATCGGAAGGGTGAAACCCAGTTTCAGCATCAGAAAACCATCGATGGAGCCGTTCTCGGATGCTTCGGCTATGTGGATGGACAGGGAAAAATGTTTGTCACCCATTACTTGGCCGATGTGGCGGGATACCGCAGTGTAAGCTTATCTGCGCCCGATAAAATGACCCGGGAGCGTCTAAAGTTGTTGAG GAACGGTGAAGATGGACCAGCGTCAGATCTATTTCCGGTCGACTGTACGGAGGAAGGAGACGTGGGTAGATTACAGAAGATGGcggataaaataaagaaagatTTCGAGAGTGATAACGAAGCGGAGGAACCGCAAAGGAAATCTCCATCCTACGCTAAAAACGATGATCCGACCACGGTGGCGACTGACGGTGGCAGAGCTCCGGAAAATAGTGATGCAGAAAATGATAGtgtaaaagcaaaaacggCACCATCGACTGCAACGCCCAGCGAAActccaaacaaaaagcaaaatgttCGTCTGATAAATGTAAGAGATCCGAGCTCGTTCGGAAAACCGGCAAAGAAACCAGCAGAAAGCTCGAAAACACCGTCAAGAAAATCTCCATCCAAACCAACCGGAGATGAAGCGAATTCCGAACCGGGAAAAGTGTCTCCATCAAAAGGAAGTTTTCCGCCCAAAAAGCAATACCCGAAGGTATCAAAGCAACCGAACACAATGGAACAACCGCAGGCAACGAAGGATTTGGAGAAACCGTCAGAAAAAAATCAGACTCCAGCTGCAAAACCGAATGTAGCTGCCAGGTCGCCTGCCGTTCCTGAGGGTGCTAAGGATGATGAAGTCCCGGAAGATGCATCGAGAAAACAACCGACTGATAGcaaatcatcgccaaaatcAGGAAAGGATCCAAACAAGGTAGCGGAAGGACCTTCAAAACCTGAATCCAAGAAGGGGTCCGACAAGCCAGCAAGCAAGAACAAGCAGCCCAACGAAGATGAGAAGGCATCGGAAGAGCCTAAAGATCAACAAGACGACTCGAGCCCCGAGAAGCCAGAAGCCGAGTCAGATGACGCCACAAACGATCCTAAGCAATCTCCGAAGTCAGGAAAGGAACCGAGCAAGGGCTCGAAGCCTCAACCCAAGAAGGAATCGGACAAGCCTGCAGGCAAGAACAAACAGCCCAACGAAGAAGACAAGGCATCGGAAAAGCCAGAAGATCAGCAAGACGACTCGAGTGCCGAAATGCCAGAAGACGAGTTAGAAAACACCTCTGACGATCCTAAGCAATCTCTGAAGTCAGGAAAGGAACCGAGCAAGGCTTCTGATGGCCCGAAGCCTCAACCCAAGAAGGGATCAGACAAGCTTGAAACGAAGAACGAAGACGACAAGGCATCGGAAGAGCCTGAAGATCAGCAAGACGACTCGAGTGACGAGAAGCCAGAAGCTGAGTCAGATGACGCCACGAACGATCCTAAGCAATCTCCGAAGTCAGGAAAGGAACCAAGCAAGGACTCGAAGGCTCATCCCAAGAAGGGATCAGATAAGCCTGCATCCAAGAACGAAGACGACAAGGCATCGGAAGAGCCTGAAGATCAGCAAGACGACTCGAGCGACGAGAAGCCAGAAGCCGAGTCAGACGACGCCTCGGACGATCCTAAGCAGTCGCCGAAGTCAGGAAAGGAACCGAGCAAGGGCTCGAAGCCTCAACCCAAGAAGGGGTCCGACAAGCCTGCAAGCAAGAACAAACAACCCAATTCAGAAGACAAGGCATCGGAAGATCCTGAAGATCAGCAAGACGACTCGAGCGACGAGAAGCCAGAAGACGACTTAGACAACACCTCGAACGATCCTAAGCAATCTCCGAAGTCAGGAAAGGAACCGAGCAAGGGCTCGAAGCCTCAACCCAAGAAGGGATCTGATAAGCCGGCAACCAAGAACGAAGACGAGAAGGCATCGGAAGAGCCCGAAGATCAGCAAGACGACTCGAGTGACGAGAAGCCAGAAGCCGAGTCAGATGACGCCACAAACGATCCTAAGCAATCTCCGATGTCAGGAAAGGAATCGAGCAAGGGGCCCAAGCCTCAACCTAAGAAGGGATCGGACAAGCCGGCAAGCAAGAACAAACAGCCCAACGAAGAAGACAAG GCATCGGAAGAGCCTGAAGATCAGCAAGACGACTCGAGCGACGAGAAGCCAGAAGCCGAGTCAGATGACGCCACGAACGATCCTAAGCAATCTCCGAAGTCAGGAAAGGAACCAAGCAAGGACTCGAAGGCTCATCCCAAGAAGGGATCAGATAAGCCTGCATCCAAGAACGAAGACGACAAGGCATCGGAAGAGCCTGAAGATCAGCAAGACGACTCGAGCGACGAGAAGCCAGAAGCCGAGTCAGACGACGCCTCGGACGATCCTAAGCAGTCGCCGAAGTCAGGAAAGGAACCGAGCAAGGGCTCGAAGCCTCAACCCAAGAAGGGGTCCGACAAGCCTGCAAGCAAGAACAAACAACCCAATTCAGAAGACAAGGCATCGGAAGATCCTGAAGATCAGCAAGACGACTCGAGCGACGAGAAGCCAGAAGACGACTTAGACAACACCTCGAACGATCCTAAGCAATCTCCGAAGTCAGGAAAGGAACCGAGCAAGGGCTCGAAGCCTCAACCCAAGAAGGGATCTGATAAGCCTGCAAGCAAGAACGAAGACGACAAGGCATCGGAAGAGCCTGAAGATCAGCAAGACGACTCGAGTGACGAGAAGCCAGAAGCCGAGTCAGATGACGCCACAAACGATCCTAAGCAATCTCCGAAGTCAGGAAAGGAATCGAGCAAGGGCTCGAAGCCTCAACCCAAGAAGGGATCTGATAAGCCGGCAACCAAGAACGAAGACGACAAGGCATCGGAAGAGCCTGAAGATCAGCAAGACGACTCGAGCGACGAGAAGCCAGAAGCCGAGTCAGATGACGCCACGAACGATCCTAAGCAGTCTCCGAAGTCAGGAAAGGAATCGAGCAAGGGGCCCAAGCCTCAACCTAAGAAGGGATCGGACAAGCCGGCAAGCAAGAACAAACAGCCCAACGAAGAAGACAAG GCATCGGAAGAGCCTGAAGATCAGCAAGACGACTCGAGCGACGAGAAGCCAGAAGCCGAGTCAGATGACGCCACGAACGATCCTAAGCAGTCTCCGAAGTCAGGAAAGGAATCGAGCAAGGGGCCCAAGCCTCAACCTAAGAAGGGATCGGACAAGCCGGCAAGCAAGAACAAACAGCCCAACGAAGAAGACAAGGCATCGGAAGAGCCTGAAGATCAGCAAGACGACTCGAGCGCCGAGAAGCCAGAAGCCGAGTCAGATGACGCCACGAACGATCCTAAGCAGTCGCTGAAGTCAGGAAAGGAATCGAGCAAGGGCTCGAAGCCTCAACCCAAGAAGGGAACTGATAAGCCGGCAACCAAGAACGAAGACGACAAGGCATCGGAAGAGCCTGAAGATCAGCAAGACGACTCGAGTGACGAGAAGCCAGAAGCCGAGTCAGATGACGCCACAAACGATCCTAAGCAATCTCCGAAGTCAGGAAAGGAACCGAGCAAGGGCTCGAAGCCTCAACCCAAGAAGGGATCTGATAAGCCTGCAACCAAGAACGAAGACGACAAGGCATCGGAAGAGCCTGAAGATCAGCAAGACGACTCGAGCGACGAGAAGCCAGAAGCCGAGTCAGATGACGCCACGAACAATCCTAAGCAATCTCCGAAGTCAGGAAAGGAACCGAGCAAGGGCTCGAAGCCTCAACCCAAGAAGGGGTCGGACAAGCCGGCAAGCAAGAACAAACAGCCTGAAGGACCCGCTGCAAGAAACGAACCAGCTGGATCAGCGCTTACCGATCTTTATCCAACGCCACCGTTCGAAGCAGAGGACCCCACATCAATGGGTGCAGTTAAACCGAGTGATTCGAACGATGTGCTGGCTGCTATCAGCAGGGTACTGCCAGTAATTCGAGACATTAGTGCATTGCCATTGCCCAGCGGTGGATCGGTTCCAAAGACGCCGGTACCATCCACCAAAGACGCCGATGTGTACGATGAGGTAGAAGATGAAGACGATACGGATGCGGTTGATGCCGTTATGCCAGAGAAGCAACAGCACAGCGAACCGGAAACACCCAGCCAATCAGCCCCTCAACCTACGGATACGGGCAGTTGCATCGAGATCATACTGAAGGTACCAACCGACGCGCGGCACGTGATTGTTCGAGCGGAAAATCCCAAGTTTAAGTCACAGGCTGGATCGCCGCTCGACCAGCTGGTGAACAAGATTGCTCCCGGTGTGTACGATGTGCAGTTGGCCAAGTTCGATAAGGTGGTGTTTGAAAAGTACGATAAATCGCCAGCCGAAGACGAACCGGAAGCGCCCAGCAATCTGGGAAAGGCATTCAACTACGATGAGCTTGTGCCGAAGCCAAGAAACGCTGGCTCAAGCAAACGCGTGCCGGAAGACAGTGTAAATGCGTACCTGCCGAAGGTGGAGAGCGTTCAATCGCGTGTGGGCGCCGCCGACGAGAAGCAGGGAAAGTCGGCTCGGGATGAAAGTGCGCCGGCCAAGCAGCGTCGCATTCCGGACCGATTCCTGGCGGTGGGACGTCGAGGTTGA